The DNA segment GTGCTCTGTCCTTTGCTGCCTGGCAGGTGTGAGAAGTGCTACCTCTGTAAGTCACTGGTGCCACTGCTGCAGTATCAGAGGCACGTGGACAGCTGCCTTCAGGCTGCTAGGCAAGCTCAGGGAACCAGGAGGCTGCGAAGAGCCAAGGTGAGGGGGTGACCCTGCACACCATCCCCTTTGCTTTGCGCTGGGTCTGGGGCTGGgttggcagcaggagctgtttcCCTGGTTGGCAGGGATGAGCTGACCTGATGTAGGATTACCTGTCCCTGTGGGCCACTGTGGACAGAGAACTCACTCCCTCCTTCCCACGCCGGTCTGCGAGAGCACCGGCCGGTCCCAGGGGTGAGCTaatccagcagagctgccagcagcctctCCAGTGGGCAGGCAgccagtgctgtgctgctgccagccagcacGCCTCAGTCCTGCAGCCTTCCTCGGCTGGATGTCGATGGAGTGGAGGCCAGCGTCAGGATGACAAACCTATCCGGATATCCACAAGCCCATTCCCACGGGGAAGGCTTTAGAGCCAGAGCAGGGGAAATTGCTCAGTGCTGGGAGCGAACAGCAGCGTCCCAGGAGAGCTGTGGGGGAGTGAGTGTGCTGGAGGTGTGTTGGGTGTGGGGAACGTGCCTTGCTAGAGGAGGTGGGAGGCAGGAGCGTGGGTGGCATCTGGCTCACAGTCACTCGCCAGGTGTTAGCCCCCACCTTGCTTTTTCCTGCTCGTGGCAGTCTCAGGGGAGCACAGAGAGTCCTTCCAGGTCttcctgctggctcctgcaggCAAAACCCtcgtgctgcagctctgcctgtgctcagAAATGTGATTCACGGCATGAAGATGCAACATGATGTCTTAGTTTTGTATAATCCCTTAAATCCATCACAGACCTCAGCCCTTTAGGGATTCAGATGCAAATGATGAGATTTCTGGTGGATGATTTTGGCTGGGATTCAGCTAAGCACTGTGTGGTTCAGAGTACTGCAGGGCATGGCTTCTCCTGCATGTGACCAGCTCTGTGGGGGCTCTTTGAttctgccctgtgccccacagCTGGCTGGTGTGTGGGTCCTGCAAGCAGGCACGAGCACGGGGTATGGGGGAAAGATGCTGAAGCCAGGGGGCTCTTTGGGAAGGCTCAGCAAGGCTCTGTTACCTCTGGCCCTGTCTTTTGCTGGGGTGGCAGCTCACTGGGGAAGCCTGGGCATTGGCTGGGCCATTGCAAAGCTTCCTAATGGCACAATTGGGCTTGCAGTTTCCTGCAATAgcccattttggggtgatttgcaGCTCCATTGCCACAGCCAGGATGCCAGTGCTTTCCAGAGCAGTTCTGGGGGCAgagagcagccaggagaggGAACTTTGCTGGGCCAGAGAGCCTCAAAGCAGCCACACCAAGTGGTCTTCCTCTAGTATGTGTGACCAGCATGGCTGCATCTTCCCAGGGGCAGAGAGAGGGCACGGGTTCCttgcctggcagtgccctgaAGGCCCTTCCCTCCAGCATCAAGCACAAGGGCAGACTTGTCCCACTCTGCTTTTGGACATGCAGTGCTGGGTGATGTGTTCCAGCTGTGTCAGAGCCCCTGATGCCCCCATTTATCACAGCCCTGTGCTTGCTGGCTGGGCTTGAGGTTGGCATCCTGTACCCTGGCCTCCTTCTTTACCAGGTTCTGCTTGATTAGCTGCTCTTTGCTGCCTCTGTTTGAAcatgggctgggcacagagcagtgccCTTCCCACGGGTGGCTGGAGGCCCTGGATAAGCAGCAGTCCCTCttgtccccagcctggctgggggaACAAGTGCCCACGAGGCCATCCTGGCTAAGGGGTTCCCTTGTGGCAGTGCTCTGATGGTGGTTCTCTTCTCCTTGGCAGGACACTGGAAGGCAGAAGAGAGGACTCCTCAGGATGCTGGAGCTCTCGGAGAGCAAGTCTGAAGGTGGAAAActttctgtgccagcctggtCGGGTCAGGGctgctctttcccagctctcccctTTTAGTCCTGCCTCAGCCTGGGCTGTTCCGGGAGAGTAAATTCCCCTTGGACAGGTCTGTTCtttctgagcagagcaggaggctgTGGCCTTAGTTGGCTGTCAGCATTCCCCAGCACACATTCCTGCCAGTACCCACTGGATTTGTGCCCACTGGACCCACACCAGGGCGCACAGCCCTTGCAGGAATAGGGGTATTCTCTGAACCATTGCACCAAGACATGTCCAGCTTCCTGGGGGATGTGGGAGGTTTCTCCTATCCCTGTCTGTGCACCAGCGCTTCCCTCTATGGATccaagggcaggaggagaagagggGGGAGAGGTGCTCTTGGCAGCACCCGTGGCTCACACAGGAGGGCTGACGTGTGCTTTTGTTGCAGGTGCTGACGCAGAGACTCCCCTCACTGGATTAGGAGACCAACAGTCCTCTCCCACACTCTCAGCTGCTGATGGGGAGCTGTCAGCAGACAGCCCCATCTCCCTTCAGCACCGTCCTTCCCATGTCTCCCCTGCAAAACCCGGCATCTCCTTGGAAGCCATGGATGGTGTGGTGGACTCAGAGCTGCCCATGGCTCTCCATGGAGGCAGCCAGCAACGGCCCAAAGGCTGCCGCCGGAGAAGGCACAAATTCTGAGGGTGGCAATGCTGCAGGGACCCCcggcagctccctgtgccccagcgAGGGTCTTCTTGGCACTGTACCCCTGCTTCACCTGCAGCCTTTGTCTCCTGCTCCccttttatatgttttatacTATCTGTTCTGGGAGCGCTGGGTGGAGAAGTGACTGTGTGTTTTATAGGTGCCTGTGCAGCTTTGCTCTCTCTTacagaaatggaaatatatttatgtatgtttttatgaaactgcagcaccacggcagagctgtgctggctttctctggggaaggggagggcacttgtgggaggagaggaggagcagcagacGGCGGGTCCCAAACCACGCTTCCCCGacctctcctggagctggggttggtgcgggggctcggggcagagggctgcagcagcacagcactaACATTCCCAGCCGGGACTGGCAGAGGGCACCTTGGTGCCAGCTGACAGCCGCAGTCAGCGGATGCAAGGACCGGAGGAGCCACGGCcgcggtgtccccgtgtccttGGTGGCTTTCCCCGTCCCTAGGCGGCTTGGCCGTACGCCCGCTCCCCGGGCCAGCGGGGCTTTGCCTGCCTCGTACCGAGCCTTGGAGGGATCCGCTCTGCGAGAGCATCCTCACGGGGAACGAGGGAGGGCGACCCGTGTCTAATTAACAGGACGAGCCGGTGCGGGCTCGTTAAACGCCGGGCTTGGGGCCGCGCTGCCGCCCGGCCGGGAGCGCGGAGCGGCCCCTCCCGCGGGCGGggcccgcagcgccgccgctcattggccgcgccggggccggctCGCGGCGCGCCGACCAatggcggcgcggggcgcggctgTTGCCAGGGGGACGGCGGCGGCAACGGCCCCGCAGAGCGGCCCCGGCCACCGGCCCGCACCACCGGGCCCACACCGGCCCCATACACCGGGCCCGCACACCGGCCCGCACCACCGGGCCCACACCGGCCCCATACACCGGGCCCGCACCACCGGCCCGTACCACCGGGCCCGCACACCGGCCCCATACACCGGCCCCACACCGGGCCTACACCACCGGGCCCGCACACCGGCCCCATACACCGGGCCCGCACACCGGCCCACACCGGCCCCACACCACCGGGCCACACCGGCCCTACACCACCGGGCCCGCACACCGGCCCACACCGGCCCCACAACACCGGGCCCGCACACCGGCCCCATACACCGGCCCCACACCACCGGGCCCGCACTACGGGCCCGCACACTACCGGGCCCGGCCACCGGCCCCATACACCGGCCCCACACACCACTGGCCCCACACACCggcccctgccccgccgccatgGACAGTCGCAGCAGCCGGCCCGGGTCCCAGGACGGCCGGTTCGGCGCGGCGGTCAGAGCGGGCCAAAGGCGGAGTCTGGGCGCGCAGGAGCAGGACAGCCGGTACGTGGGCCCGTGAGCGGCTCCTGCCCCGCGGAGCCCGCTGCGGGGCCGGGGATGGGGCGGCGCAgcttccccagatccctcaggctgctgcaggggggAGATATCAGCCTCTGGCCTCTTGCAGATTGCAGGGACCCTCTTCTACCACCGCCCCCATGCTCGGCCCTATGACCGTGATGGGGCAGACCTGCCTCCTCCACGACCGCAGAGGCAGTGTGAAGCTAGTGCACAAGGATGAAAGTATGGACCCCTCATGGAGCATGGAGGTAGACAGcaggtgggagcagagctggctacaggcccccccagccccactgtgTGCCTGGACAAGGGCAGGCATTTCTCCTGTCCTGCAGGCCAGAGCTCAGTGGGTGACATGCCACCTCCCTCCATGCAGGTTCTTAGGAAACACTCAGAACCAGCTCCATGATAGCTCCACAACCACACCGGTAAggcccatccctgctccagtcATTCCCTGCCCTTAGCCTCTGCATCTCTGTCCTAATGCACCATCCCCAGATACAACGAGCCCTGCATTCACTCGTCATCCCACTGGAGAGGCTGCATGTTATGAAGGGCCACATGATGCAGGACATGTGCAAGGGGCTGAGCCGCCAGTCACACGCACAGGCCAAAGTGCGGATGCTGCCCACCTACATCTGCTCCACTCCCAATGGCACTGGTGAGGCAGCCCAGCCTGAGGATGAGCTGTTCTGCTATTGGCAGCCATGCACATCTCCCTGGAGTTtaccctgggggtgctgggaggggtAAACCCTCTTAGATTAGTTATGGGGTCCATAAGCTTCTCCTCTGCCACTACCCAGTGCAGGGGCAGTAGCCAGAACCTTGTTCCCTTGGCCCCTCTGAGAGTTTCAGGCTCTCAGGAGTTTCCCCCATGAGTGACTGTCCCTGGGACAGGGCAAGGAGCAGATTTTGGGAGATCTGCCACAGGgaaaatctctgcctgacactGCCTCTGTTCCCCCATAGAGAAGGGCAACTTTCTGGTGGTGGAGCTGTGCCAGAACCAGGTTCGGACCCTGCTGGTGACCCTCTACGGAGATGGAAACATGAGCCCCCAAATGATGTACAAGATCTTTGACATGCCAGAGGGCATCATGCAGGGCGAGGGGGAAGCGGTATGAGGAGGCCATGGCAAAGGGTGGCTGGTGCTGGGCTGCCCAGCATCACGGAGGCTCGGCAGGGCTCCGGGCTGGTGTTGGAGGTCAAGGCTGCCTTCCACAGCCTGGGTACTGAGCAAGGCAAGCAGCCCTTACCCTCAGTCATGACTTTGCAGCTCTTTGACTTCATTGCACAATGCGTGTCCCATTTTCTGGCCGAGACCATCAGCTCTGACACCAACAGCTCTGACACCAACGGCTCTGAGCTGTACCTCCCCTTGGGCTTTGTGTTTCCCTTCAGCTGCCGGCAGACACAGCTGGACAAGGTGAGGGGGagagccctgtcccaggctgtgaccacagcacagcacagcagcagtgggcaGAGGTGGTGGTACACCAGAGGTCAATGGCTCTGCCGCGTACTCTCCACAGGCAGAACTCCTTTTCTGGTCcaagggcttcagctgcagtGGCGTGGTGGGGAAGGACgtggtgcagctgctgcaggcagccatTGATAAGCAGATGAACCAGAAAAagcagggtgaggaggaggCCAATGAGACCGGTGGTGCTTGGCTGTCCTCATGGAGGGGCAGGAAATCCTCTCAATCTACTCCTGGACAGCCCTACCGTGTGCAAGTTGTTGCCCTGATTaatgacactgtgggcaccatGATGACCTGCAGCATAGAGGGGAGAGCCTGTGAGGTCGCCATAGTTGCAGGTGAGACGTGGGCACCGCGTGTGCCATGGTGGTGGGTCTGGGGGGCCGTGCTGGTGCTCAGCCCCATCACTCCTGCAGACAAGGGCTCCAACTGTTGCTTCATGGCCGAGGCGTACCTGGTGGAAACAGCAAAGGAGACCAGCGGGCGGATGTGTGTCAACACTGAgtggggctggtttggggatGACGGCACCCTGAATGACATCTTCACACCCTATGATCAATCTGTGGATCAGGAATCTTCCAACCCTGGGGAGAAGAGGTGCTCCGTCTCCCCCAGAAAGGACAGGCTCCCCATCTATCCCTGAGCATGTCAGGCTCCATCAACAGGAGCACACATTCCCCTGCAATGCTCCTGGGTGCTCTTAAAGAGCCAAGGGGTGCTGCTAGGGAGGCATGACTAACTCCCATGTGGGCTCAAACCCATGCAGGTTTGAGAAGATGGTGGGCACCCTGTACATAGGGGAGATTGTCAGGCATGCACTGATTGCCCTGACTGCTGAGAAAGCTATCTTCACTGGGACCAATGCTGCTGTCCTGAAGGAGAAGGGAGTGTTAACAATGCAGCATGTTCTGGAGATCGTCAAGTGAGTGTCTGAGGACCAGGAGCTGCCGCGGGTGGGAGGATGGGGTGTGATGGATGGGTGTTCCTGGCTGCGGGCTGGTGAACCTGCAGGTTGCTGCAAGGCTGTGATCTGCCTTCTAGCAATGAGGATGGCATAACTGAAGTTAAGAGGATTCTGGAGgttctggggctgcagccaagcGAGCGGGATTGCGGCCGGGTGCAGCAGATCTGCCGGGCAGTGATGGTGCGTGCTGCCTCACTCCACGCCACTGGGCTGTCTGCCATTCTCAGCTACATGTGCCAGACCCGGGAACTGGATGCGCTCATGGTCAACGTGGGGGTGGAAGGAGAATTGTTCACGGGCTACCCCAGGTGATGAGGAACGCAGGGCTCCCAGTGGGGTGCTACCCCAGTGGGGTGCCTCACACACCTAGCCCATGCTATCCTCTTCATCCTCGGCAGGTTTGAGGAGATCCTGCTGAATGTGTCAAGGTTACTGTCCCCTGAGTGCATGGCCATCCTCGTGCCCTCGAGAGATGGCTCTGGGCGAGGGGCAGCCATGGTGACAGCAGTGGCTTTGCGCCTGGCAGCCCAGCGCCGTGCGGTGGACGAGGTGCTGGCCCCGCTACGGCTCAGCCGTGATGACCTGGAGAAAGTGCAGGCACTGATGAGGCAGGAGATGGACCGCGGCCTGTGTAAGGAGACCAATGCCACTGCCTCTGTCCGCATGCTGCCCACTTATGTTTCTCACACACCTGATGGCACTGgtaagggacagggacactggcaATGCGGTGCTGAGCAGGCTGTGGCCCTGCTAATGCACTGCGCTGGCTCCCTGCAGAGCAAGGCGACTTCCTGGCACTGGACTTGGGTGGGACCAATTTCCGTGTGCTGGTGGTTCGTGTGGCAGAGGAGGGCATCAGCATGGCCAGCGAGATCTACGTCATCCCAGCTGCCATCATGCAGGGCACTGGTGAGGAGGTGAGGCTGAGGACTTGTGACCAGTGGCTGGGGTGAGGGTGTGGGCATTGCCTCCCTATGGCCATgatggggctgggaaaggcccCCCCAGCATTGCCCCAACCTAGACCATGCTGACAATGGCCACTATCCACAGCTCTTTGACCACAtcctggactgcatcatagacTTCCAGATGAAGCAGAAGCTGGTGACACACATGCTGCCTCTCGGCTtcaccttctccttcccctgcaAGCAAGTGGGCCTGGATAAGGTGAGGGGGTGACTCCAGCACCAGGACGGTGGGAAGGACCTCAGGATGTGTGCTGCCCTGGCCCCTGATCTGCCACTCTTGCAGGCATTGCTGCTGACCTGGACCAAAGGCTTCAGCGCCTCAGGCTGCGTGGGAGAGGACATTGTCCAGCTGCTGCGGGATGCTGCCCAGCGCAAACGGGTAGGGAATGTTTGGtggcctgtccctgtccccaaggtAGGGGGACCTGCATCCAGGCAGTATCAGCCCCAGGAACTATCTGGGTGCCACTAGACCACGTGTCCTCATCTCCTATTTGGCAGCACTTAGGGATGCAGGTGGTGGCTCTGGTCAACGACACAGTGGGAACCATGATGGCCTGTGGTTATGATGACCCCAGATGTGAAATCGGCCTCATTGTGGGTGAGGTGCACCTCTGCATCCAGGAGATCCCCCATTTCCTCACCACCCCTCTGCCCCACATGGCATGGCCACGTGCCTCTGCCAGAAGTGTGATGGGGTGACACCAGCATGgggcctgcagggacagggaccaaTGCCTGTTACATGGAGGAGATGAGGAACGTGGGCACTGTGGAGGGGGACGAGGGCCGCATGTGCATCAACATGGAGTGGGGGGCCTTTGGGGACAATGGCTGCCTAGACCATCTCTTCACCCACTTCGACAAGGTGGTGGACGAAAGCACCATCAACCCGGGCAAGCAGAGGTGGGTGAGGGCCCTGGGGCAGAGGGGGCTGGGAGCGGATGGCTGTGCCTAGCTGAGGCTGTGCCTTGGGTAGGTTTGAGAAGCTCATCAGCGGCATGTACCTGGGAGAGATCGTGCGTCAGATCCTGATGGTAATGGTAGAGAAACAGCTCTTGTTCCAAGGAAAACCCTGCCCCAAACTCCAGACCAAGGACATCTTCAAGACCAAGTTCCTCTCTACCATTGAGCTGTGAGTGTTGAGCTTCCATGGGCTCCCTGAATCCAGGGTGGGGGTATCAGAACACCGGGAGAGAAGCCAGGTTACACTGACATGGCACAGACAAGGTGATGCTTaagggatggggacagtgatGGGGTTGGGAACTCTGCTGCTAACAGTGGCACTGGTCCGGAGCAGCAATGGACTGGCCCTGGGGCAGATACGGGCCATCCTGAACGAACTGGAGCTCGATGCCACCTTTGAGGACAGCGCGCTGATGCGGGAGGTGTGCCAGACCGTGTCCCTGCGCGCGGCCCAGCTCTGCGCTGCTGGCTTGGCTGCTGTGGTGGAGAAGATGCGGGAGAGCCGAGGCCTGGACCAACTGTCTGTCACTGTTGGGGTGGATGGCACCTTGTACAAGCTGCACCCCTGGTGAGTGAGGCAGCAGGCACCCATGGGGCATCCTTGCCCTATGAAGGGGTCTGTGGTGGGTGGCATGGTGTGCATAGGGTCGGAGCGTCAGTCCTCACCCTCCCTTTCTGTCCTGCCTAGCTTCTCCAGCAACCTCCAGAAGACACTGAAGGACCTGGCACCCAAGTGCAATGTGACCTTCCTGCTGTCAGAGGATGGCTCGGGGAAAGGGGCCGCGCTCGTGGCAGCTGTGGCCTCTCGTGCTGCCAATGCCATGGAATAGCCACCACTCCAATAAAGCTCTTTGGTCTGCACCTCCATCTTCTGGGGGTACCCTGGGGGGCGTGGGGCAGCGCATGGCCGGGCACAGCCCCACGTAGCAATATATATAGAATTTATTTACATTCACGTCCGGCAGACCCCCCGCCCGCGGCACCGCTATGTACATAAGGCCAAGTGTAAATACTTGAATGCACTtaatacagaattaaaaaaacgGGCTTTACACAACACGGCACGGGGCCCGGGGCCGCCTGGCCCCACACGCAGACACCACGACGGCACCGCACGCACGACGCACACCCAGTGCCCCCCCAGTCCCCCACCATGGGGCTCTGGgacccccagggctgggctgagtCCCGCTGCCACAGTGCTGGAGGGGCCTGACTGCCACGGGGCAGGAGCATCCTGCCCTTCCAAGGGGGCCAGGTAGCCCTCCTCGTGTGCTGTGGGGCAGGAGAAGCCTGGTGGGCCAGCCAGGGCCCCCCTTAGCCCCACGGTGGTGGTCCCCTGGGACCCGCCATGCTCAGCACTCAGCCTCGGAGAAGAGGGCACCGTCCTGCTTGCCGACCTCGGCCACGGCGGCAGCCAGCTGGGAGAGGTTGCCATTGGGGAAGTGCCGTGCTTCCCACAAGTTGAGGATCATGGCTGTGGGACTGGCCTTCGAGGCGAAGAAGCTGAGATGGCTGGAAAGGGACGGAGGGACCACGTCAGGGCACAGAGGTAGCTCCACATCCCATTATCAACCCCGTGCTAACCTCACCTTGTTCAGCAGCCCTCTACTGGGATCTCACAGCATTCCAGCATCCATCCATAGGAGCAGGATGAGGCCTGAACCCCTGCCCCCATCCACCATACCACCCCATCCCCAGCACTATCCTCAGTCTGCATTACCTATCAAGGTTGAGCTTTTGTGCCAGTGTCCTCCAGTCGGCTCCCCGTGTGCCCGGCgggtccaggctgctgatgatCTTTTGGCGGATGAGGAAGGGGATCTTGAAGGCACTGGGGCCCACCAGAGCTGGGGTGCCCACCTCGTCGGGGACCAGCCAGTCTGAAAACCTTGTGTCCTGGGAGAGAGCACaagcagggagagaaaaggaTGTGAGGCAATCCTATGGGCACCCCCAGGAATggcctggtcctgccctcaccTTGGCAATGTTGAAGTTGACAGTGAAGCTCTGCCCATCTCCCTCCACCTGCCAGACCCAGATCTTGCAGGCCAGCTCACAGGTGCTGGTGCTCAGGCGCTCCAGAGTGAAGGTGCAgtgcaggaagggctgcagcccGCTCCAGATGTGGTAGAAGGGGATCTCCTGCAGTGAGGTGACAGAGCTGGGTGTGTCAgagtggcagggacacctccctcCACCTCTAACCCCATCCCCACACACCGGCCAGCCTCCTCACCTGGTAGCTGGCGAGGAGCTTGCTCTTCCAGAGGGAGCTGGGCATATCATGGATGGAGAGGCGCAGGTTGTGGTAGCTGTCCTTGAAGTGCAGCACCCGGGGGGCTCCGATCAGCTGCCCTCCCAGCTGCTTCTCCAGCTGGATCACCTCCTGCCAGCACAAGCAGCAGTCACACCAGGAGCACAGCTCTCTCTCCAAGCCGGGATGGGCAGGTTGGGGACCCCGGTACCTTGAGGACGTCCTGGGTGTCACTGAGGCAGTAGACACGGATGTTGTACTCCAGCGAGGGGCAGGCGGCTGGCGCGAACAGGACCAGCTTGAGGCGCTTGGAGGCCGCCATGCTGAGGGACTCCCCGACCAGGGCAAAGCGCCCCAGCTGCTCCGTGAACACGTAGCAAGCCTGCGCTTCCAGCTGGCAGTAGTACAGCTCTGTGCACGGCTCAGCGCCCAGCTGCAGCACGTCCTACGGCACCCAGGCAGAGATGCAGCTCAGCCGTGGCCgtccctcctccatccctgcaaCCCCTCGCCCCTGCTCACCTCCCACGTGCCCTCGCACGACTGCTTCTTCAGCCGGATGCTCCAGTTCTCAGCACTGGCTTCCACGCAGTGCCCCATGGCCAGGATGGCGGGGCGGGTGAGCAGGACCCCGGGGGGGCCACAGCTGACGATGGGGCTCAGCAGCGTCTGGCAGCCAGCCAGGGGCAGCCTGGGGCAGCGATGGGGGAGCCGAGTCAGGACAGAACCCCCTCCAACAGCCCCgtgccccagcagccccggCACCTACCTCACCTCCTCCTGCTTGTGCAGGGTCAGGTAGACCTCATAGATCTTCCCCCGCGGGATGGCATCGGGTGGGATGAGCAGGCTGATCCCTGGGTGGGAATGGGGGTGCAGGCAGGGGGTGAGCCCCATGAGGAccctgcctggcctgggcaGTGCTCTGGAATCCCCACCCCGCTGTACCTGTGTTGGGGATCATGAGCCGCCCCCCCAAGAAGTTGAAGGTGCCATAGGCCATGTTGTTGGTGCCGCGGGGCAGGGAGCGGAAGTAGCTCTGTGTGGAGAGCCGGGCCACGAAGTCAGCACCCTCGGCGGCGGGCGAGCTGTGGTGCAGCGTGTGCCGTCCAGCACCCAGCGGGCTCAGCAGGTGCCCATTGGGCAGCTGGAGCTTGGCAGGGCCGTCCTGGCGTGGGCAGAGCGAGCCCTGGTAGGTCATGGTGGTGGTGCTGAGGTCTGGCTGGATGGTGAGCAGGCTGGGGttgtctgcagcacagagcaagCGACTGTGGTGCCGGGGCAAGGCGGAAACAGGGCGTCCCCAGCAATGGTACATGGGCACAGTCAGCTTGAGAGGGCATGGGGCACACAGTCCCTGCCCCATAGTGAGGAGCCCATAGGACACAGCCACCACCCTGGGG comes from the Lonchura striata isolate bLonStr1 chromosome 15, bLonStr1.mat, whole genome shotgun sequence genome and includes:
- the LOC110470819 gene encoding hexokinase-3 is translated as MQVVALVNDTVGTMMACGYDDPRCEIGLIVGTGTNACYMEEMRNVGTVEGDEGRMCINMEWGAFGDNGCLDHLFTHFDKVVDESTINPGKQRFEKLISGMYLGEIVRQILMVMVEKQLLFQGKPCPKLQTKDIFKTKFLSTIELNGLALGQIRAILNELELDATFEDSALMREVCQTVSLRAAQLCAAGLAAVVEKMRESRGLDQLSVTVGVDGTLYKLHPCFSSNLQKTLKDLAPKCNVTFLLSEDGSGKGAALVAAVASRAANAME
- the UNC5A gene encoding netrin receptor UNC5A isoform X2 codes for the protein MRDSIGGAADADGPEHGCPRQFPPGQDPAGAGAAGWIPGAWSLRRPVRGVGGREYGAQQSATVANPASGASSDLLPHFQLEPEDVYIVKNKAVSLACRATPATQIYFKCNGEWVHQGDHVTQHSTDRSTGLPVMEVRIEVTRQQVEKIFGLEEYWCQCVAWSSSGTTKSQKAFVRIAYLRKNFEQEPTAREVSIEQGIVLPCRPPEGIPPAEVEWLRNEELVDPELDANVYVTPEHSLVLRQARLADTANYTCVAKNIVARRRSASAAIIVYVDGAWSEWSKWSECGAECTHWRSRECSEPAPRNGGRDCHGPELDTRNCTSELCTHAAPGAEDVALYVGLVAVAVCLVLLLLVGVLVYCRKKGGLDADVADSSILTAGFQPVSIKPSKADNPSLLTIQPDLSTTTMTYQGSLCPRQDGPAKLQLPNGHLLSPLGAGRHTLHHSSPAAEGADFVARLSTQSYFRSLPRGTNNMAYGTFNFLGGRLMIPNTGISLLIPPDAIPRGKIYEVYLTLHKQEEVRLPLAGCQTLLSPIVSCGPPGVLLTRPAILAMGHCVEASAENWSIRLKKQSCEGTWEDVLQLGAEPCTELYYCQLEAQACYVFTEQLGRFALVGESLSMAASKRLKLVLFAPAACPSLEYNIRVYCLSDTQDVLKEVIQLEKQLGGQLIGAPRVLHFKDSYHNLRLSIHDMPSSLWKSKLLASYQEIPFYHIWSGLQPFLHCTFTLERLSTSTCELACKIWVWQVEGDGQSFTVNFNIAKDTRFSDWLVPDEVGTPALVGPSAFKIPFLIRQKIISSLDPPGTRGADWRTLAQKLNLDSHLSFFASKASPTAMILNLWEARHFPNGNLSQLAAAVAEVGKQDGALFSEAEC
- the UNC5A gene encoding netrin receptor UNC5A isoform X1 — translated: MGARPPRRRAPPAAAAAAAAAAPGPLGALLAAALLAAAGAQQSATVANPASGASSDLLPHFQLEPEDVYIVKNKAVSLACRATPATQIYFKCNGEWVHQGDHVTQHSTDRSTGLPVMEVRIEVTRQQVEKIFGLEEYWCQCVAWSSSGTTKSQKAFVRIAYLRKNFEQEPTAREVSIEQGIVLPCRPPEGIPPAEVEWLRNEELVDPELDANVYVTPEHSLVLRQARLADTANYTCVAKNIVARRRSASAAIIVYVNGGWSTWTQWSGCSTSCGRGWQKRSRTCTNPTPLNGGAFCEGQNVQKTACTTLCPVDGAWSEWSKWSECGAECTHWRSRECSEPAPRNGGRDCHGPELDTRNCTSELCTHAAPGAEDVALYVGLVAVAVCLVLLLLVGVLVYCRKKGGLDADVADSSILTAGFQPVSIKPSKADNPSLLTIQPDLSTTTMTYQGSLCPRQDGPAKLQLPNGHLLSPLGAGRHTLHHSSPAAEGADFVARLSTQSYFRSLPRGTNNMAYGTFNFLGGRLMIPNTGISLLIPPDAIPRGKIYEVYLTLHKQEEVRLPLAGCQTLLSPIVSCGPPGVLLTRPAILAMGHCVEASAENWSIRLKKQSCEGTWEDVLQLGAEPCTELYYCQLEAQACYVFTEQLGRFALVGESLSMAASKRLKLVLFAPAACPSLEYNIRVYCLSDTQDVLKEVIQLEKQLGGQLIGAPRVLHFKDSYHNLRLSIHDMPSSLWKSKLLASYQEIPFYHIWSGLQPFLHCTFTLERLSTSTCELACKIWVWQVEGDGQSFTVNFNIAKDTRFSDWLVPDEVGTPALVGPSAFKIPFLIRQKIISSLDPPGTRGADWRTLAQKLNLDSHLSFFASKASPTAMILNLWEARHFPNGNLSQLAAAVAEVGKQDGALFSEAEC